A region of the Deltaproteobacteria bacterium HGW-Deltaproteobacteria-6 genome:
CGAACCGAAATTTGCCGAACCGGCCAACATGAACAAAGCGCTGATGCAGATGCTGACGCGTCTGAATATCTGTTCCAAAGAATCCGTTGTCCGTCAGTATGATCATGAGGTTCAGGGCGGTTCCGTGGTGAAACCCATGGTGGGCGCGCAAAACGACGGCCCGTCGGACGCGGGCATTGTGCGGCCGCTCCTGGATTCGATGGAAGGCGTGGTTGTGGCGCACGGCATCTGCCCGCGTTACAGCGATATCGACGCCTATCACATGACGGCCTGTGCGATTGATGAAGCCATCCGCAATGCCGTGGCGGTCGGCGCTGATCTGGATCATCTGGCGGGGCTGGATAACTTCTGCTGGTGCGATCCCGTGCAATCGGCCAAGACGCCTGACGGCGAATACAAGCTCGCCCAGCTGGTGCGCGCCAATATGGCGATTTATGATTACACCACCGCCTATGGCGTGCCCTGTATTTCCGGCAAAGACAGCATGAAAAACGACTACTCTATCGGCAAAACGAAAATTTCCGTTCCGCCGACGCTGCTTTATTCCGTCATCGGCAAAATCAAGGATGTCCGCAAAGCCGTGACGATGGACGCCAAGCGCCCTCAGGATCTGGTTTACGTGATCGGTGAAACGCAAGATGAACTGGGCGGCTCCGAATGGTTTGCGCAAAATGGCGCCGTCGGCAACAAAGTGCCGCAGGTGGATGTCAAGAAGGCCATTAAAAAATACCGCGCCCTGCACAAAGCGATCGGGGCGGGGCTTGTTGCCTCCTGTCATGATTGCTCCGACGGGGGCCTGGGCATTGCGCTCATCGAAACCGCGTTTGCGGGCGGTCTGGGGATGAATATCGATTTGCGGGATGTCCCTTACAACGGGAAAAAGCGCAACGACTATATCTTATTTTCAGAGACGGCCAGCCGCTTTGTGGTTACCATTCATCCGCAAGATCAAAGCCGGTTTGAAAAGATCATGGCCGGAAACGTACTGAATGAAATCGGCTTTGTCGCGGGCGACGGACTCTTTCAGGTGACGGGACTTAACGGCAAGCTGATCATCAGGGAAAAAATCAGCAAACTCAAAGATGCGTGGCAGAAGCCGCTTAATTTTTAGACAGGATTTATACAATGGCCAACAAAGTAAAAGCGATCGTCCTTACCGGCAACGGCACCAACTGTGAAATGGAAATGGCGCATGCCTGCAAACTGGCGGGAGCCGACAAAATCGACATCGTGCATATCAGTGAACTGCTCTTCGGCGAAAAGCGTTTGTCGGATTACAACTTTTTGAACCTGCCGGGCGGATTCCTCGACGGCGACGACCTGGGGTCGGCCAAGGCCGGCGCCAACCGCTTTCTGCACGCGCCTATTGCCGGCGCAAACGAAATGCTGATCGAAGAACTGCTCAAATTCATCAACGCGGGCGGCCTGATTCTGGGCGTCTGCAATGGCTTCCAACTGATGGTAAAGCTGGGATTGCTGCCGGCGCTTGGCGGCAACTTTACAAAACAAAGCACAACGCTTACCCATAATGATTCGGGACGATTTGAAGACCGCTGGGTATATCTGAAAGCCAACGCGCAAAGCCCCTGCGTCTTCACACGCAGTATTGACAAGGTGTATTATCCCGTCCGGCACGGCGAAGGAAAATTTGTGCCGGAAAGCGACGCCGTTCTGGAAGCAATCGAAAAGAAAAATCTTGTCGCGTTTCAGTATTGCGACGCGAAGGGTTCCATGACGATGGATTACCCGGCGAATCCCAACGGCTCAGTCCGGGCCATTGCCGCCGTCTGCAATGAATCAGGCAGGCTTTTCGGTTTGATGCCGCATCCCGAAGCTTTTCTGCACCGCACCAACCATCCCCGCTGGACAAGAGAAGATCTGCCGGAAGAAGGCCAGGGCTTGGCCATCTTTAAAAACGCTGTTCAATTTATCAGGGGAAAAGCATTCTAATATCCCGGACGGACAAGAGCACTTTACTCAGAGAGAACCCGTCCGGTGTCCCCTGGTGGCCTGATGCTATCCCGGCACGCGATGTGGTGCAGCCATATTCATCCGCCGTAAAAAAATAGATTATCCTATCGCTGTTTTTGTTATTTCGACCCTGGGGAGAAATCTTTTTAAAGATATATAAGATTTCTCAGTCACTTCGTTTCTTCGAAATGACAACTAATTTTCGCAGGCAGGCACTAGTTTTTGTAAGGCAGGTTGAATTTATCCATGACCTGATCCGCGAATTCTCCGGCTATCCCGTCTTCCATTTCCGAAGAAGATAAATACGGCCAAAGATTGGGGCAGGTAGCGGATACCTGATGTTTGTCTATCGGCGCCCCCTCGTAATAAACAATGACTTCCCCCGACATTTTACTGGCGGAAACGAATGGAGACCGGATATTTGCTTGCGCAATGTCATAAATCGAGGGTGTTTCAACCTGGGTAATTGTAATGGACAGCTTTACTTTTTTCCGGTCAGGACTCGCTGCCGCAAGCTTGTCAATCTGCTCCTGCAATTTTTGTTTGACCAGACGATTCAGGTTTTCATATACGGCAACATTTTGAGCATAGACAACATCGTAGGCAGCCGGTCTGTATCTTTCGGGCTGCGCTGAGGACGGGGAAAAGTTCAGGATTCCCTTAATGGGGGCGCAGGCAAAGCATAAACTGATAAAAATAAGGGCTGATACGATGGCTGTTTTTCTCATGATCGGTACCTTCGGCAGATGGTTAAACGAAAGAAAAAGTAGTTTCCTGACAAGCAAGTCGTTCTCATTTCCGCAAATATAAAGGAATAGACATTTGCCTGTCAAGGTAAAGTTGGCCGCCGTTACAAGTCCAGCGGATGAATACTCTTAAAATATCCGGCTGATTTGAACCCGGGCCTTTTCCGCTTCACCGCCGGGGAGGCGGAATCCGGATTTCTGTTTACCAGCGCTCCAGAATTTCCTTGGTGAGCTCCGAACGGATCGCCTGGTCCAGGTGTACGCTTCCGAACAGGCGGCTCCCGGTCATTTTGGCATTGAGTACGGAAAGCCCGTTGGAGCGCTCGTCGAGCCACGGCACGTCAATCTGGTCATAGGAGAAATCTCCGGTGAAGACCATCTTGGTGCCTTCGCCGCCGCGCGTCGCGATGGCTTTAACATGCGACGGCGGAAGATTCTGAATCTCATCGACAATCACAAAACATTTCTGAATGGAACGGCCCCGGATTTTGTCCAGATCCATGATTTCGATCTTCCCGTTGGTCAGCCATTCGTTGATCTTGTCCTTCATTTTTGCGTCGACCAGTTCCTTAATGGCGTTGATGTTGTCGTCAATCGGGTGCATCCAGGGTTTCATCTTCGCGTCAATATCGCCC
Encoded here:
- a CDS encoding phosphoribosylformylglycinamidine synthase; its protein translation is MANKVKAIVLTGNGTNCEMEMAHACKLAGADKIDIVHISELLFGEKRLSDYNFLNLPGGFLDGDDLGSAKAGANRFLHAPIAGANEMLIEELLKFINAGGLILGVCNGFQLMVKLGLLPALGGNFTKQSTTLTHNDSGRFEDRWVYLKANAQSPCVFTRSIDKVYYPVRHGEGKFVPESDAVLEAIEKKNLVAFQYCDAKGSMTMDYPANPNGSVRAIAAVCNESGRLFGLMPHPEAFLHRTNHPRWTREDLPEEGQGLAIFKNAVQFIRGKAF